The sequence TGCATAGGATTTGTTTCTAAAAAAAGACAGGACTTCTTGAAAGATCTCTTTTTGCTTGGACAAGTCTTTATCAAACTCAACTTTCGCCTTTTCTTGGGTTTTTTTCTCTTGATTTTTTGGGGCTTCGGCTTTTAAAGAGGGGTTTTTATTGGCCGGAACGCTTGGTTTGAGCGGCTTTTCAGCTTTTTCCTCTTGTTCTTTTAGGGCTTTTTGGATTAAGGCAATTTGTGAAACCAAATCCTGGCTTAACTTGGTCAATAATTCACTCATCTCTTTATTTTGCTTGTCTAACTGCTGGATAGCCTGCTGGTTAGCGTGAATCTCATTCCTCAAATCCTCTAAAGTTTGCGATTGCTGCTTAAGCGTGTTAGCCTGCACTTCTTGCGAAGCTTTTAAGGCTCGCAAGGATTCTTCTTGGGAAAGGATAGCGTTGTTGAGATCTTTAATCTTATTAGCCTGCCCTTCATAAACGCTCCTTAGACCCTCTTGAGCTTGAGTGTTAGCCTCTACTTGCGAATGGATTTTGGTCAAAATATTAGAAAAATTCTTACTATTGACTTGCAACTGCTTGAGTTCTTTTTTGGTAGCTCCGCTTTGCAAATCAAACGCTGAAGGCTCCCCATTGAGAAAAAAGGGAGCGACAAAAGGGATAAAAAAAAGCCTTTTCATCCTAGAATTACTTCACTAATTTGACATCCACTCTTCTGTTTTCTTTGTAACATTCTCTAGTTTTTTGGGTGCATTTGGGTTTGGTTTCACCAAAACTGATGGTTTTGATCATATCTTTTTCTACCCCTTTAATGACTAAAGCGTTCTTCACGCTCAAAGTCCTTTTAACGCCAAGCGCTTGGTTGTATTCGCTAGAGCCAAATTCATCGGTATTGCCTTCCAAAAGCACTTGCATGTGGTTTTCTTTAGCTTTTTGCACGATCTCATCTAAAGTCTCTTGATCGGATTCTTTGATTTCATACTTGTCAAAATCAAAATAAATAGAAGCGATGATAGTCCCGCTCTCAACAGCTGGCTTTTCTTCAACCACTGGAGCTGGCTCTTGTTTAGGCTCTTCTTTCTCTGGAGCTGGTTCTGTAGTAACAGGTGCAGTCTGAACCGTTTTAGCACTCACATCGCCAGCCACAGTCTTATTATCCATTTTATGACTACAGCCAGCTACCAATAAAAAAGCTACCAAGAAACTAAATACAGAAGATCTCTTCATTATAAACTCTCCAAGAATCAAATTTTAATAAGTGTAAATATTAACTCACATTCGCTTAATTTAACCTTACCAATCAAAGGCTTGTATTTTCACATTCTTTAAAGGGAATAAAAAACTCTGATTATAGTCTAGCAAAATAAGCCCCATGGCGTATTCTTGGGGTGTCTTTTTGATATACATGATATTTCTCCCATCCGTAGAAAAACGAGGCATCTGGTTAGAGCCATTCACGGTAAGCCTGCGGATATATTTGCTGTTTAGAGTGATCAAATTCAAATTAAACACCGTTTTGCCAAATTCATTAAGGTTTTCCCGGCTCACATACACAATACTATCTTTATAAGCGTCAATGGATTCATTGCTTCTTCCTTCATAAAGGAGTTGCTCCGCGCTTTCTTTTAACCCCAATTTCTTCATGTAGATGTTAGGATAACCGGATCTATCCGAAACAAAAGCCATAGACTTGTCATCTTCTAAAAACACTCCTGAAACATCTATCCCAGGATAGCGCGTTATTTTAGTTTTAGTTTTTTTATGCGTGTCATACAAATACACATCCGGTTGGCCATCAGGGGCTAAAGACATTAAGATTTTAGAGCCATCAGAACTCACGCTAGAGACCACAGCCATTCCTTGAGAGCTAGCGATATTCTCATGAGTGGCTTTTTGAATGTTGTATTTTAAAATCATGGGCGTTCTTTCGCCATACTGTGTGTAATAAAACTCCGTTTGCTCAGCGTTCGCCCATTTAGGGAAAATATTGAGTCGGTTGTTTTTGATGATTTCTTTTTGATAACGCATCGTATAATCGGCTAGTGCGATATTTGTGATTCCTGGTCCAATGTATTTAGAAAAAACAATAAGGCGCTTCATCCAAGCGATAGAAGGGGCTTTTAAATAGTCATTCACCACAATGGCCATGTTGTGCGCTGCAAAAGGGTATAGATCAGCGCTTAAAATGGGGTAGTCAAAAGTTTTAACAAGAGCACTTGTATTGATATCATAAAGTTTTAATCGTGAAATTTTATTGCCGTTTTCTAAAGCCACACTCACCAACGCTACAAGATGGACTTTTTTATCTTTGAGTTCTGCGTAATTGATAGCGCCTTGATCCTTGTTTTGAGAAACATCAAAATGCTGGCTAGTCTTTAAATCATTCGCCAAGACTTCATGCAATTTTAAAGCGTAATTGGCATCGTTATCTATAGAGTAGCGCACTTCAATCTTAGGAAGTTTTTGAATGGTTTTAATAATATCTAGTGTTTTATCTGTTGCAAAAAGCCCTATAGTGCCTATTAAAAAAAGCCATAAATACCTCATTATTCTTCCTTAGTGGTGAAATTAACTTGAATAGAAATCATGTTTCCTCCAGGATATGGGGGAAAATCCACTTTCTTTAAATCATTTAAAAGGGTCATCACACTCTTGTTATAATCCTTAAAATCAGAGTAGCTAAGAATGGTATAATCAAACTCCCCATCTTTAGTGATCATAATCAGCGCGCTCACTGAAGCCTTGTGATAAAAAACCCCTTTCCAACCTTTATATAAAATCTGATAGATTTGAGCGTACCACTCTTGGTAAGCCTTTTCATCAACCCCATCTTGTTTAGGAATTTGCAAATCTAAAGTTTTGTTTTTAACGCTTTCTAGTTTTTGCGCGAATTGATCCAAATTCTGTTGCAAACCTTTCAACATCTCTTGATTTTTTTGGTTTTGCTTTAAGCGTTGTTGTTCTTTTAAACGCCTTTGCTCTTCTTCTTGCTCATTTTTTTGCTCATCTTTTTGGGCGTTTGCGTCTGTCTTTTCTTGAAAATCATTGAGTGAAGAAAAAATATCTTCAAGGCTTTCTTCTTGTTCTTTAGAATCAATAAAATCACCCTCTTTATCAGTTGCATTTTTTTCAACTACTTTTTCATCTTTTTTTTCTTCTACTTTTTCAGCTACTTTTTCATCTTTTTTTTCATCGCTTGGCAAATCTTCTAAATTCAAATCAATGACTTGTTCGTTTTTTTTGCCTAAATCTAAAAGGATTTTCTCCGCTTCTTTATTATGCCTTTCTAGCAACAAGCCATACAACAACAAAGCATAAAGCAAGAACGCTAAAAAGCCAGAAACAACAAAGATCGCGCTCTTACTCATGCAAATTAGCCCTGCTTTTTAAGGACTTGTGATTAAAGAAACTTTTAAAAAACCCGCTTCTTTAATCGTTTTTAACAAATAAATCACTTTGTCATAAGTCAATCGCTTGTCCGCGCGGATACTAACCCTAGTATCTTTATCGTATTTCTTAGAAAGCAAGTTGAAAGTATCCGGGAAAGAGTTGTATTCATAGGTTTGACTATCTATATAGATTTTTGCGTCTTTATCCATGCGAATCTCTATCATTTTATCTTGAGTGGCTCTAGCAGTTTTTGAGCCAGAAGGCAAAGCAATCTCTTCTTTATAAGTAAGAGTGGGCGTCGTTACCATAAGAATAGCCAATAAAACAAGCATCACATCCACTAAAGGCGTGATATTGAGTTCTGGCTTGTCTTCATCCCAATAGTTATCATAATTCATAAAAACCTTCTAACTCCCTATTTAAGATATTTATAAAATCCCCTTAAAGCTTTATTTTTTAGAAGACAAAATATCCACTTGCATCTGCACATAAACCGATAAATCATACACCTTGCGTTTTAAAATCAAGTAAAAAGAATAGGCTGGAATGGCTGCTAAAATACCTGCAGCGGTAGCGATAAGAGCCTTAGAAATAATGGGTGCAATCACCCCAAAAGAAGCCTGACCTAACGCGCCCAAATTGTTAAACGCTTCTAAAATTTCAACCACCGTTCCAAACAAACCAATAAAGGGGGCTGTAGAAGAGATAATGCTCAACACCACTAAACCCGTCGTGCTTTGCTTAAGAACCTGGTGTTTCCAAGCCTGCAACAATTCATTAGAATACCTTTTGGTCTCATCATTTCTTTTTTTATTAAACATGAAATGCTCTGGAGCGTCTTGCGCCCCATTAAGAATGTTAGACAAAGATTGCATCTCGCGCCTGAGTTCAATCTTTAACACAATGCTTTTATACAAAAAGACCCATAAAGTCATCACCAAATAAAGCGAAATCCAAACTAAAACAAGCGTGGTAACAAACCCGCTCTTATTGAAAAAATAAACGATTGAATCTAACATGATTATCCCCTTAAAGAGACTCAATCTTAGCCAGCACGCTAGAGACCGCTAACCTGTCAGAGCTTGCGTCCTCTAAAAGCTTTTTAGCCCTAGAGATAGCATCATCTCTGTCGTCTGATTCTTTTTTAATAAAGACCGCTCCATCGGCTAAAATATCCACGCGTTCATTAGTAACTTCTGCATAGCCCCAATTGATCGCAATGTGCTCTTTTTGGTTTTCAGTTTCAATCTCAACCACTCCCGCCTGAAGCAAGGTGATCATGTTGCTATGCCCATAAAGCACCCCAAATTCCCCTTCAACTCCTGGCAACACAACGCTTTTAACCTCTCCTGTATAAACTTCCCCCTCAGGAACTACCACACTAATTTTCAACAAAGCCATCACAAAACCCTTAGGAATTTTTCATGTTTTTAGCTTTTTCTAAAACCTCTTGAATGCTACCCACCATGTAAAACGCGTTTTCAGGAATGTGATCGTATTTACCCTCTAAAATCCCTCCAAAGCCCTCTAAAGTCTCTTGAAGGGTTACATATTTACCGGGACTTCCTGTAAACACTTCAGCCACAAAAAACGGCTGGGATAAAAACTTCTCAATTTTTCTAGCCCTTTCAACCGTTTTTTTATCCTCTTCGCTCAATTCGTCCAATCCCAAAATCGCAATAATATCTTGCAAATCCTTGTATTTTTGCAAAACCTGCTGGATACCGGTAGCGATTTCATAGTGCTTCTCGCCGATCATTTGAGGGCTTAAAATCCTTGAAGTGGAATCCAAAGGATCAACTGCAGGATAAATCCCTTTTTCAGCGATCTTTCTGTTCAACACCGTAGTCGCATCCAAATGTGCAAACACCGAAGCAGGGGCTGGGTCAGTCAAGTCGTCTGCTGGCACATACACCGCTTGAACGGAAGTGATAGAGCCATTTTTAGTGGAAGCGATACGCTCTTGAAGTTTCCCCATTTCCCCGGCTAGCGTGGGCTGATACCCCACGGCTGAAGGGATACGGCCTAATAGCGCGCTCATTTCCGCACCGCTTTGAGCGTATCTAAAGATATTGTCAATAAACATCAACACATCTAAGCCCTTTTCATCACGAAAATACTCCGCCATCGTCAAGCCGGTGAATGCGATGCGGTTCCTTGCGCCTGGTGGCTCATTCATTTGCCCATAGCACAGCGCGACTTTGTCTAAAACGCCCCCTTCTTTCATCTCAAAATACAGATCGTTCCCTTCTCTAGTGCGTTCCCCCACACCTGCAAACACCGAATACCCGTTATGCTTATAAGCCACATTGTGGATAAGCTCCATAATGATCACTGTTTTGCCTACGCCAGCCCCGCCAAACAAGCCTACTTTACCGCCCTTAGAATAAGGCGCGAGCAAGTCAATGACTTTAATACCGGTTTCAAACATTTCTGTCTTGGTGCTTTGCTGCTCAAAACTAGGGGCTTTTCTGTGAATGGGCCAAGTTAAGGACGGCTTAAGCGGCTCTAAATTGTCAATGCTCTCGCCCACAACATTAAAAATACGCCCTAACACTTCTTCGCCCACAGGCACTTCAATCATTTTGCCGCGAGCCTTGACAGCTTGGTTACGCACTAAGCCTTCTGTCATATCCATAGCAATCGCTCGCACCCGATTACCGCCCAAATGGGCTGCCACCTCTAAAACTAAAGCTTTTTGAGTGCCATTGACTTCAAAATTAATGTCTAACGCTTCAAAAATCGCCGGTAGATAGGATTCAAACTCCACATCTACCACCGGGCCTAAAACCTGAATGATTTTGCCTTCCATCGCTTTCATCGCTCCTTATTTTAATGTAATTTTTATTTTAGGGCTTCTACGCCCGCATTGATTTCTACTAGCTCGGTCGTAATCGCCTCTTGTCTGGCTTTATTATAAGAAATGGTTAAAGTTTTAACCAAATCTTTAGCGTTATTCGTCGCTGTATCCATAGCCTGCATTCTAGCGCTATGTTCTGCGGCTAAAGAATCAATCAAAGCGTAGTATAAACTATACTCCACATATTTTTCTGCCAAAGAGTCTAAAATTTCATCTTCACTCCCGCTTGGCTCACTAGTAATAGTCTCTTGCGCCTCACTAGGCTGAGGGTTTTGGTGGATGATTTTATACCCAATAGGCAAAATTGTTTTGACTCTTATTTCTTGAGTGATCATGTTTTTAAAGCCATTATGAATGATAATCACCTTATCGGTTTTCCCACTCAAATAATCCTCTACCACTTTTTTCATGAATTCCTGCGCGCGTTCATAATTAGGCATAGAACTCAAATTATTGATCTTGTCTAAAACCTCTATCCCGTTAAAGCTAAAATACTCATTACCCTTTTTACCAATACCGCGCAAACGCACTTTAATGTCTTTTTCTTTGTATTCATTCGTGCATGCTAAAACTTTTTTAATGGTATTGGTGTTAAAGCCCCCACAAAGCCCCTTATCGGCTGTGATAAAAATAATATCCACTTTTTTGATTTCAAGTCTTTCTAGTTCCCTAAAATACTTGCTTTGAATGTCTTCAATCCCTTGATTTTTCATCTTGGATAGCAC is a genomic window of Helicobacter pylori oki112 containing:
- a CDS encoding outer membrane protein Omp18 encodes the protein MKRSSVFSFLVAFLLVAGCSHKMDNKTVAGDVSAKTVQTAPVTTEPAPEKEEPKQEPAPVVEEKPAVESGTIIASIYFDFDKYEIKESDQETLDEIVQKAKENHMQVLLEGNTDEFGSSEYNQALGVKRTLSVKNALVIKGVEKDMIKTISFGETKPKCTQKTRECYKENRRVDVKLVK
- the tolB gene encoding Tol-Pal system protein TolB — protein: MRYLWLFLIGTIGLFATDKTLDIIKTIQKLPKIEVRYSIDNDANYALKLHEVLANDLKTSQHFDVSQNKDQGAINYAELKDKKVHLVALVSVALENGNKISRLKLYDINTSALVKTFDYPILSADLYPFAAHNMAIVVNDYLKAPSIAWMKRLIVFSKYIGPGITNIALADYTMRYQKEIIKNNRLNIFPKWANAEQTEFYYTQYGERTPMILKYNIQKATHENIASSQGMAVVSSVSSDGSKILMSLAPDGQPDVYLYDTHKKTKTKITRYPGIDVSGVFLEDDKSMAFVSDRSGYPNIYMKKLGLKESAEQLLYEGRSNESIDAYKDSIVYVSRENLNEFGKTVFNLNLITLNSKYIRRLTVNGSNQMPRFSTDGRNIMYIKKTPQEYAMGLILLDYNQSFLFPLKNVKIQAFDW
- a CDS encoding energy transducer TonB, which gives rise to MSKSAIFVVSGFLAFLLYALLLYGLLLERHNKEAEKILLDLGKKNEQVIDLNLEDLPSDEKKDEKVAEKVEEKKDEKVVEKNATDKEGDFIDSKEQEESLEDIFSSLNDFQEKTDANAQKDEQKNEQEEEQRRLKEQQRLKQNQKNQEMLKGLQQNLDQFAQKLESVKNKTLDLQIPKQDGVDEKAYQEWYAQIYQILYKGWKGVFYHKASVSALIMITKDGEFDYTILSYSDFKDYNKSVMTLLNDLKKVDFPPYPGGNMISIQVNFTTKEE
- a CDS encoding ExbD/TolR family protein — protein: MNYDNYWDEDKPELNITPLVDVMLVLLAILMVTTPTLTYKEEIALPSGSKTARATQDKMIEIRMDKDAKIYIDSQTYEYNSFPDTFNLLSKKYDKDTRVSIRADKRLTYDKVIYLLKTIKEAGFLKVSLITSP
- a CDS encoding MotA/TolQ/ExbB proton channel family protein, encoding MLDSIVYFFNKSGFVTTLVLVWISLYLVMTLWVFLYKSIVLKIELRREMQSLSNILNGAQDAPEHFMFNKKRNDETKRYSNELLQAWKHQVLKQSTTGLVVLSIISSTAPFIGLFGTVVEILEAFNNLGALGQASFGVIAPIISKALIATAAGILAAIPAYSFYLILKRKVYDLSVYVQMQVDILSSKK
- the atpC gene encoding ATP synthase F1 subunit epsilon gives rise to the protein MALLKISVVVPEGEVYTGEVKSVVLPGVEGEFGVLYGHSNMITLLQAGVVEIETENQKEHIAINWGYAEVTNERVDILADGAVFIKKESDDRDDAISRAKKLLEDASSDRLAVSSVLAKIESL
- the atpD gene encoding F0F1 ATP synthase subunit beta, with amino-acid sequence MEGKIIQVLGPVVDVEFESYLPAIFEALDINFEVNGTQKALVLEVAAHLGGNRVRAIAMDMTEGLVRNQAVKARGKMIEVPVGEEVLGRIFNVVGESIDNLEPLKPSLTWPIHRKAPSFEQQSTKTEMFETGIKVIDLLAPYSKGGKVGLFGGAGVGKTVIIMELIHNVAYKHNGYSVFAGVGERTREGNDLYFEMKEGGVLDKVALCYGQMNEPPGARNRIAFTGLTMAEYFRDEKGLDVLMFIDNIFRYAQSGAEMSALLGRIPSAVGYQPTLAGEMGKLQERIASTKNGSITSVQAVYVPADDLTDPAPASVFAHLDATTVLNRKIAEKGIYPAVDPLDSTSRILSPQMIGEKHYEIATGIQQVLQKYKDLQDIIAILGLDELSEEDKKTVERARKIEKFLSQPFFVAEVFTGSPGKYVTLQETLEGFGGILEGKYDHIPENAFYMVGSIQEVLEKAKNMKNS
- the atpG gene encoding ATP synthase F1 subunit gamma, with translation MANLRDIRKKIGSVKNTQKITHAMKLVSTSKLRKAEEVARNSRAYALKLDAVFDDVLSKMKNQGIEDIQSKYFRELERLEIKKVDIIFITADKGLCGGFNTNTIKKVLACTNEYKEKDIKVRLRGIGKKGNEYFSFNGIEVLDKINNLSSMPNYERAQEFMKKVVEDYLSGKTDKVIIIHNGFKNMITQEIRVKTILPIGYKIIHQNPQPSEAQETITSEPSGSEDEILDSLAEKYVEYSLYYALIDSLAAEHSARMQAMDTATNNAKDLVKTLTISYNKARQEAITTELVEINAGVEALK